A window of Chitinophaga sp. MM2321 contains these coding sequences:
- a CDS encoding TolC family protein has protein sequence MTNYKTIIMVLACITMSFHAAHAQQPPLSLSDAWTLAAANYPGINHKKAGIKAATYEQKITRSSMLPQAKMQLQNTYGTFNGSSGAFFPQPGFFNVSGNTDALSGAHVAANTFGSVMADWNLYSFGRQRKNNEAAALQVAHAHSDMDAYLLELKSNVAARYFNMLYTHAKLSWATKNSVRVKEILDLSVNLADAGLKPGADTLLAASSYAQILSDEDHWTGKETASRYQLTEYIADSIAGNTLHNSAYLTPAGDIPAAADSIRQHPYLEVIDTDIRYHQVHSEALGRAAYPSLSLLGGVAERGTGIGKNGVVSNNWQDGFKNGAGNYLVGVGITWNLTGIYSTNLQKKVALQQADAAKSQYDQQALQLNTGLHATMARITEQMQQVRKTQTGVQKATEGYELYLARYQSGLINLSELLQIQLLLQQAENTHIEACREFWELMITNATLTGDFSYLSRRF, from the coding sequence ATGACAAACTACAAAACCATTATAATGGTGCTGGCATGTATTACCATGTCATTCCATGCTGCCCATGCACAACAGCCACCGCTGTCGCTCAGCGATGCATGGACGCTGGCGGCAGCCAACTATCCGGGGATCAATCATAAAAAGGCTGGTATCAAAGCAGCCACCTACGAACAAAAGATAACACGCAGCAGCATGTTGCCGCAGGCGAAGATGCAGTTACAAAACACTTATGGCACCTTCAATGGTAGTAGCGGCGCGTTCTTTCCACAACCCGGCTTTTTCAATGTAAGCGGCAACACGGATGCATTAAGCGGGGCTCATGTAGCTGCCAACACTTTTGGTTCGGTGATGGCCGACTGGAACCTTTACAGCTTTGGCCGGCAGCGCAAAAACAATGAAGCCGCCGCCTTACAGGTAGCCCATGCCCACAGTGACATGGATGCCTACCTGCTGGAATTGAAAAGCAACGTAGCAGCACGCTATTTCAATATGTTGTACACCCATGCGAAACTATCCTGGGCTACAAAAAATTCAGTGCGGGTAAAAGAGATCCTTGACCTGTCCGTAAATCTCGCTGATGCAGGCTTAAAGCCTGGCGCCGATACATTGCTCGCCGCTTCTTCCTATGCACAGATACTATCGGATGAAGACCACTGGACCGGAAAAGAAACCGCCAGCCGTTATCAGCTCACGGAGTACATCGCTGACAGTATTGCGGGCAACACGCTGCATAACAGCGCCTACCTGACACCGGCCGGTGATATACCAGCAGCGGCTGATAGTATCCGGCAGCATCCTTACCTCGAAGTGATTGATACAGACATCCGGTATCACCAGGTGCACAGCGAGGCATTGGGGCGCGCTGCCTACCCTTCTCTCTCGCTTTTGGGAGGTGTGGCAGAAAGAGGTACCGGCATCGGTAAAAACGGCGTCGTATCCAATAACTGGCAGGATGGTTTTAAAAACGGCGCCGGGAATTATTTAGTAGGAGTTGGTATTACCTGGAACCTGACTGGCATCTACAGCACTAACCTGCAAAAGAAAGTAGCCCTGCAACAGGCCGATGCGGCAAAATCGCAATATGACCAACAGGCATTGCAGTTGAATACGGGACTCCACGCTACCATGGCCAGGATAACCGAGCAAATGCAACAGGTACGCAAAACACAGACAGGTGTACAAAAAGCAACCGAAGGATATGAGTTGTATCTCGCCCGCTATCAAAGTGGACTGATCAATCTATCTGAATTGTTACAGATCCAGTTGTTACTGCAACAGGCGGAGAACACGCATATAGAAGCCTGCCGGGAATTCTGGGAGCTGATGATCACCAACGCAACATTAACAGGTGATTTTTCTTATCTGTCCCGGAGATTTTAA
- a CDS encoding Crp/Fnr family transcriptional regulator: MSISAYLDQYFPQFEPALKEIIADNCTLKSVPAGEKLIQTGQQMRATMLVVEGRLKLYREGEEGGEVFMYYLEPGTACALSMICAQKQETSEVMAKALEDSLVLMIPVALMGTMMQDYKSWYNFVVETYRSRFEELLNLLDQVVFRAMDQRLVSYLENQREKLKTTQLYITHSEIATDLNSSREVISRLLKKLEQQDKVKLFRNYIELL, encoded by the coding sequence GTGAGCATAAGCGCGTACCTGGATCAGTATTTTCCGCAATTTGAACCGGCATTAAAAGAAATAATCGCCGATAACTGTACACTAAAATCAGTGCCTGCGGGTGAAAAGCTCATCCAGACAGGGCAGCAGATGCGTGCTACCATGCTGGTGGTAGAAGGGCGACTGAAACTTTACCGGGAAGGGGAAGAAGGAGGTGAAGTTTTTATGTATTACCTCGAACCGGGCACTGCATGCGCTTTATCAATGATCTGTGCGCAAAAACAGGAAACCAGTGAGGTAATGGCAAAAGCACTGGAGGACAGCCTTGTTCTGATGATTCCCGTAGCATTAATGGGCACCATGATGCAGGACTATAAAAGCTGGTACAACTTTGTAGTGGAAACATACCGCAGCCGCTTTGAAGAATTGCTGAATCTCCTTGACCAGGTTGTATTCAGGGCCATGGATCAACGGCTGGTATCTTACCTGGAAAACCAACGCGAAAAATTAAAAACAACACAGCTGTATATTACACACAGCGAAATTGCGACTGACCTGAATTCTTCGCGTGAAGTTATTTCAAGATTGTTAAAGAAACTCGAACAACAGGATAAAGTGAAGTTGTTCAGAAACTATATTGAATTATTATAA